A genomic window from Nocardioides rotundus includes:
- a CDS encoding nitrite reductase, with product MDRTRADRCPGVFRPWPADDGALVRLRTPGGRLTRDRLGGLLAAAREYGDGRVHLTRRANLQLRGLPGGEELPDEVVAAIRATGLLPHPGHELVRNILASPLTGLSGGRVDLGPVVAALDDGLCADPALAHLPGRFLFVLDDGRGDLVDRPLDLGLVAVSDVEVQLRLGTATWGPVVPLAEAVDELLTAARDFLAARGTGPDAPWHVDELTDPPVGQARDERTRVSAGPPPFGRVADGVRHLAVPDGVLETADGLPERLVVTPWKSLIAVDR from the coding sequence ATGGATCGCACCCGCGCCGACCGCTGCCCCGGCGTGTTCCGCCCGTGGCCGGCCGACGACGGCGCGCTGGTGCGGCTGCGGACCCCGGGCGGCCGGCTCACGCGCGACCGGCTGGGCGGGCTGCTCGCCGCGGCAAGGGAGTACGGCGACGGCCGGGTCCACCTGACCCGTCGCGCGAACCTGCAGCTGCGCGGCCTCCCCGGCGGCGAGGAGCTCCCCGACGAGGTGGTCGCCGCGATCCGGGCCACGGGCCTGCTCCCCCACCCCGGGCACGAGCTGGTCCGCAACATCCTCGCCTCCCCGCTGACCGGGCTGTCCGGTGGCCGGGTCGACCTGGGGCCGGTGGTCGCGGCCCTGGACGACGGGCTCTGCGCCGACCCCGCGCTCGCCCACCTGCCCGGCCGGTTCCTCTTCGTGCTCGACGACGGACGCGGCGACCTGGTCGACCGGCCGCTGGACCTCGGCCTGGTCGCGGTCTCGGACGTCGAGGTCCAGCTGCGCCTGGGCACCGCGACCTGGGGCCCGGTGGTGCCACTGGCCGAGGCGGTCGACGAGCTCCTGACAGCGGCACGCGACTTCCTCGCCGCACGGGGCACCGGCCCGGACGCGCCGTGGCACGTCGACGAGCTCACCGACCCGCCGGTGGGGCAGGCCCGCGACGAGCGGACCCGGGTATCGGCCGGCCCGCCGCCGTTCGGCCGGGTCGCCGACGGGGTCCGCCATCTCGCCGTACCCGACGGCGTCCTCGAGACCGCCGACGGGCTGCCCGAGCGGCTGGTCGTGACCCCGTGGAAGTCGCTGATCGCGGTCGACCGCTAG
- a CDS encoding precorrin-8X methylmutase, whose translation MPSTPTTPTRPTRRFEYVDDGAAIYRASFATIRAESRLDSLPADAETVAVRMVHGTGQTDLVDDLRVHPALVSAARSALRAGAPILTDARMVASGVTRARLPRDNEVLCALGDPRLPALAREMGTTRSAAALSLLEDRLEGSVVAIGNAPTALFHLLEMLLDGAPRPAAIIGCPVGFIGAAESKDALVATDVGVPWLTVLGRRGGSAMTASALNALAREEEL comes from the coding sequence ATGCCGAGCACCCCGACGACGCCGACCCGGCCCACCCGCCGGTTCGAGTACGTCGACGACGGCGCCGCGATCTACCGCGCCTCGTTCGCCACGATCCGTGCGGAGTCCCGGCTGGACTCGCTGCCGGCGGACGCGGAGACGGTCGCGGTTCGGATGGTGCACGGGACCGGCCAGACCGACCTGGTCGACGACCTCCGGGTGCATCCCGCCCTGGTGTCCGCGGCCCGCTCGGCGCTGCGCGCCGGGGCGCCGATCCTCACCGATGCGCGGATGGTCGCCTCCGGCGTGACCCGGGCCCGGTTGCCTCGCGACAACGAGGTCCTGTGCGCGCTCGGCGACCCGCGACTGCCCGCGCTCGCCCGGGAGATGGGCACCACCCGATCGGCGGCCGCGCTCTCCCTGCTGGAGGACCGGTTGGAGGGGTCGGTGGTCGCGATCGGCAACGCGCCGACCGCCCTGTTCCACCTGCTGGAGATGCTGCTCGACGGCGCTCCCCGGCCGGCCGCGATCATCGGCTGCCCGGTGGGGTTCATCGGGGCGGCGGAGTCCAAGGACGCCCTGGTCGCCACGGATGTCGGTGTCCCCTGGCTGACCGTGCTGGGGCGCCGTGGGGGCTCGGCGATGACGGCCTCCGCGCTCAACGCGCTGGCCCGTGAGGAGGAGCTGTGA